In Eublepharis macularius isolate TG4126 chromosome 4, MPM_Emac_v1.0, whole genome shotgun sequence, the following are encoded in one genomic region:
- the LOC129327064 gene encoding zinc finger protein 883-like codes for MERILPAKMESRLREGGPETVHPRVDSFLLSQAVDEQQPFQIHGMFTDVVPDSLMVEKTPSKACRSSLVSSIAPEGLILDTTPDVKKTLLSESPTLCGGAQPATTQPDPVGENPRGLVSFEEVAVCFTKEEWALLDPDQRALYKEVMWENYENVASLALAGNLMIPKPDLISWLEEGGREEEGGEPLAQGFSKGEKKAAGAVWDSQGEPSWASLEETRWEEQGVGMQAEQERVNGLSASQGDSFCDIAIQETVDQGKKRRQCPVCGKSFSWKSSLSSHWKIHAGEKPYKCPECGKTFIWNYSLMSHRRIHTGEKPYSCLECGKSFSRREKLTRHYRIHTGEKPYKCSECGKSFRWKERLTRHLRIHTGEKPYICSVCGKSFNWSHNLISHLRIHTGEKPFACLECGKNFSQRTTLTSHQRVHSGEKPYKCSVCGKGFKQKTDLTSHERIHAGEKPYQCSECGKGFNRSTHLASHQKIHTGEKPYTCSECGKSFSRSANLTYHQRIHTGEKPYICLECGMSFSVNTSLTLHQSVHTGKKPYICLECGKSFVCSARLTSHQRLHTGEKPFICLECGKSFSRSTNLTSHQRLHTGEKPFICLDCGKSFSRSANLLRHQRTHTGEKPFKCLECGKSFSHSETLTLHRRIHTGERPFKCLECGKSFSRSTHLNSHLRIHTGEKRAVLGKAASIDFLEDSYLSLL; via the exons ATGGAGCGCATCCTGCCCGCGAAGATGGAGAGCAGGCTTAGAGAAGGCGGGCCGGAGACTGTCCATCCCCGGGTGGACAgtttcctcctgagccaggcagtgGATGAGCAGCAG CCATTTCAGATACATGGGATGTTCACAGATGTGGTTCCCGATTCCCTCATGGTAGAAAAGACTCCATCTAAAGCCTGTCGGAGTTCTCTGGTCAGCAGCATCGCACCTGAGGGTCTGATTCTTGATACCACACCGG ATGTCAAAAAGACGCTGCTTTCTGAGTCACCTACTCTTTGTGGTGGAGCACAACCAGCCACTACGCAGCCGGATCCGGTGGGAGAGAATCCTCGG GGCCTGGTGTCGTTTGAGGAAGTGGCCGTGTGCTTCACAAAGGAGGAGTGGGCCCTGCTGGATCCAGACCAAAGAGCtttgtacaaggaagtcatgtgGGAGAATTATGagaatgtggcctctctgg CCCTTGCAGGAAATCTTATGATTCCCAAACCTGACCTCATCTCCTGGCTAGAAGAAGGtggaagagaggaggaaggaggcGAGCCACTTGCCCAGGGCTTCAGCAAAGGGGAGAAAAAAGCTG CAGGTGCTGTTTGGGACAGCCAGGGCGAGCCAAGTTGGGCATCATTGGAAGAAACTAGATGGGAGGAGCAGGGAGTGGGAATGCAAGCAGAGCAGGAAAGGGTGAATGGATTATCTGCTTCTCAGGGTGACAGCTTCTGTGACATCGCAATTCAAGAAACAGTGGaccaagggaagaaaaggaggcaGTGCCCtgtgtgtgggaaaagcttcagttggaAATCCAGTCTAAGTTCTCATTGGAAAATCCAtgcaggggagaaaccatataaatgcccagaATGTGGGAAAACCTTTATCTGGAACTACAGTCTCATGTCTCATcggagaatccacacaggggagaaaccatactcatgcctggagtgtggaaagagctttagtcGGAGAGAGAAACTTACTAGGCATTatagaatccacacaggggagaaaccatataaatgctcagagtgtggaaagagtttccgtTGGAAAGAAAGACTTACTAGACACCTCAGAATCCAtacgggggagaaaccatatatatGCTCTgtatgtgggaaaagcttcaattgGAGTCATAACCTTATATCTCATctgagaattcacacaggagagaaaccatttgCCTGTTTGGAGTGCGGGAAGAACTTCAGTCAGAGAACAACCCTTACTTCCCATCAGAGAGTCCActcaggggaaaaaccatataaatgctcagtgtgtggaaaaggcttcaaacAGAAAACAGATCTAACTTCCCATGAAAGAATTCATGCAGGGGAAAAACCGTATCAGTGCTCAGAATGTGGGAAAGGCTTCAATCGGAGCACACATTTAGCTTCgcatcaaaaaatccacacaggagagaaaccatatacgtgctctgagtgtggaaagagtttcagtcgAAGCGCAAACCTTACTtatcaccaaagaattcacacaggggaaaaaccatatatatGTCTTGAGTGTGGAATGAGCTTCAGTGTGAACACAAGTCTGACCTTACATcaaagtgttcacactgggaaGAAACCTTACatatgtttggagtgtggaaagagttttgttTGTTCTGCACGCCTCACTAGTCATCAGAGACTGCACACGGGGGAAAAACCATTTatatgcctggaatgtgggaagagtttcAGTCGGAGCACAAACCTCACTTCTCATCAGCGactgcacacaggggaaaaaccattcATATGCTTagactgcgggaaaagcttcagtcggagtgcAAACCTACTTAGACATCAAAGAActcacacgggggagaaaccgtttaaatgtttggagtgtggaaaaagcttcagccaTAGTGAAACACTTACTTTGCATAGgagaatccacactggggagagaccatttaaatgcctggagtgtggaaagagtttcagtcgGAGCACACATCTGAACTCTCAtctaagaattcacacaggggagaaacgtGCAGTACTAGGCAAAGCCGCATCTATTGACTTTCTAGAAGATAGCTATCTTAGCCTATTGTAG